One stretch of Miscanthus floridulus cultivar M001 chromosome 18, ASM1932011v1, whole genome shotgun sequence DNA includes these proteins:
- the LOC136520441 gene encoding protein tesmin/TSO1-like CXC 5 isoform X1 — MEEKQQVEPPALVPEAGAEPRAPPQPQQQPKPAVQVQPSMPVLRPWPMEITLSMKPVVEMKSGTPTKKKKHCNCKNSQCLKLYCECFAAGDYCDGCNCKQCGNTVENEKGRQDAINNTKLRNPNAFQPKIENGPIPPSVRKDAGALPSLPKHNKGCHCKKSGCLKKYCECFQANILCSKNCKCMDCKNFEGSEELRSTIQGDNSCDRNNIQQAANVALNGAIGSSGYRFSPARRKRPPEDPHYQRLNVEGSMMQTQFQEANNVDVSQITSSTGRGGSTGNLQGRSKLVYRSPLANTIHVTDVNDLANHLVIVCRKAAERFMTIVDNKAEMEIDREICTNTYQKFDENKEVQKAALSQLGKVTNIDQQIVDDSRLHCSDTQEDARPASPGTQALLCDEQDLTFGTAHRSPIPVALHDQDISELHAAQENAVLKEFRNYLRLIIARGKINAEGKSSSGTGMESDAPRHHESSTSLAPVRAEEKTNTTDDPEDPKTSRSFASNGISTHELK; from the exons ATGGAGGAGAAGCAGCAGGTGGAGCCGCCGGCGCTGGTGCCGGAAGCGGGAGCCGAGCCAAGGGCGCCACCACAGCCGCAACAGCAGCCGAAGCCGGCGGTGCAGGTGCAGCCTTCTATGCCGGTGCTGAGGCCATGGCCAATGGAAATCACGCTTTCTAT GAAGCCTGTGGTTGAAATGAAGAGTGGCACCCCAACCAAGAAAAAGAAGCACTGTAATTGCAAAAACTCACAATGTTTAAAGCT GTACTGTGAGTGTTTTGCAGCAGGTGATTACTGTGATGGTTGCAATTGTAAACAATGTGGAAACACTGTTGAGAATGAAAAGGGTAGGCAGGACGCTATTAACAACACAAAGCTACGAAATCCAAACGCTTTTCAACCTAAGATTGAAAATGGTCCAATTCCTCCCAGTGTTCGGAAG GATGCTGGAGCACTACCTTCACTTCCAAAGCATAATAAAGGTTGTCACTGCAAGAAGTCAGGTTGTCTAAAGAAATACTGTGAATGTTTCCAAGCTAATATCCTTTGCTCCAAGAATTGTAAATGTATGGATTGCAAGAACTTCGAAGGGAGTGAGGAGCTACGGAGTACAATTCAAGGGGATAATTCATGTGATCGAAATAACATTCAACAAGCAGCTAATGTTGCTCTGAATGGTGCCATTGGATCTTCAGGGTATAGATTTTCTCCAGCACGTAGAAAAAGGCCTCCAGAAGATCCCCACTATCAGAGATTAAATGTTGAAGGAAGTATGATGCAGACACAGTTTCAAGAG GCTAACAATGTGGATGTTTCCCAAATTACTTCATCTACTGGACGTGGTGGTTCCACTGGCAATTTGCAGGGTAGATCTAAACTGGTATATAG GTCTCCACTAGCAAATACTATCCATGTTACTGATGTCAACGACCTAGCCAACCATTTGGTGATTGTATGCAGAAAGGCAGCAGAGAGGTTCATGACAATAGTTG ATAATAAAGCGGAGATGGAAATAGATAGGGAAATTTGCACAAATACTTACCAAAAGTTTGATGAGAACAAGGAAGTCCAGAAAGCTGCTCTTAGTCAACTTGGCAAAGTGACTAATATAGATCAGCAAATTGTTGATGACTCCAGATTGCATTGCTCTGACACCCAAGAGGATGCTAGACCTGCCTCTCCAGGAACACAAGCGCTGTTGTGTGATGAGCAGGATCTCACATTTGGTACAGCTCATAGAAGTCCAATTCCAGTAGCATTGCATGATCAGGACATTTCAGAGCTACACGCTGCACAAGAAAATGCAGTGTTGAAGGAGTTCAGAAACTACCTCCGGCTAATTATCGCACGTGGAAAAATAAATG CAGAAGGAAAATCCTCATCAGGGACAGGGATGGAATCAGATGCTCCAAGGCATCATGAATCAAGCACCAGTTTAGCCCCAGTAAGAGCTGAAGAAAAAACCAATACTACGGATGACCCTGAAGATCCTAAAACAAGTCGATCATTTGCGTCAAATGGTATATCAACACACGAACTAAAATAG
- the LOC136520441 gene encoding protein tesmin/TSO1-like CXC 5 isoform X2: protein MEEKQQVEPPALVPEAGAEPRAPPQPQQQPKPAVQVQPSMPVLRPWPMEITLSMKPVVEMKSGTPTKKKKHCNCKNSQCLKLYCECFAAGDYCDGCNCKQCGNTVENEKGRQDAINNTKLRNPNAFQPKIENGPIPPSVRKDAGALPSLPKHNKGCHCKKSGCLKKYCECFQANILCSKNCKCMDCKNFEGSEELRSTIQGDNSCDRNNIQQAANVALNGAIGSSGYRFSPARRKRPPEDPHYQRLNVEGSMMQTQFQEANNVDVSQITSSTGRGGSTGNLQGRSKLVYRSPLANTIHVTDVNDLANHLVIVCRKAAERFMTIVDNKAEMEIDREICTNTYQKFDENKEVQKAALSQLGKVTNIDQQIVDDSRLHCSDTQEDARPASPGTQALLCDEQDLTFGTAHRSPIPVALHDQDISELHAAQENAVLKEFRNYLRLIIARGKINEGKSSSGTGMESDAPRHHESSTSLAPVRAEEKTNTTDDPEDPKTSRSFASNGISTHELK, encoded by the exons ATGGAGGAGAAGCAGCAGGTGGAGCCGCCGGCGCTGGTGCCGGAAGCGGGAGCCGAGCCAAGGGCGCCACCACAGCCGCAACAGCAGCCGAAGCCGGCGGTGCAGGTGCAGCCTTCTATGCCGGTGCTGAGGCCATGGCCAATGGAAATCACGCTTTCTAT GAAGCCTGTGGTTGAAATGAAGAGTGGCACCCCAACCAAGAAAAAGAAGCACTGTAATTGCAAAAACTCACAATGTTTAAAGCT GTACTGTGAGTGTTTTGCAGCAGGTGATTACTGTGATGGTTGCAATTGTAAACAATGTGGAAACACTGTTGAGAATGAAAAGGGTAGGCAGGACGCTATTAACAACACAAAGCTACGAAATCCAAACGCTTTTCAACCTAAGATTGAAAATGGTCCAATTCCTCCCAGTGTTCGGAAG GATGCTGGAGCACTACCTTCACTTCCAAAGCATAATAAAGGTTGTCACTGCAAGAAGTCAGGTTGTCTAAAGAAATACTGTGAATGTTTCCAAGCTAATATCCTTTGCTCCAAGAATTGTAAATGTATGGATTGCAAGAACTTCGAAGGGAGTGAGGAGCTACGGAGTACAATTCAAGGGGATAATTCATGTGATCGAAATAACATTCAACAAGCAGCTAATGTTGCTCTGAATGGTGCCATTGGATCTTCAGGGTATAGATTTTCTCCAGCACGTAGAAAAAGGCCTCCAGAAGATCCCCACTATCAGAGATTAAATGTTGAAGGAAGTATGATGCAGACACAGTTTCAAGAG GCTAACAATGTGGATGTTTCCCAAATTACTTCATCTACTGGACGTGGTGGTTCCACTGGCAATTTGCAGGGTAGATCTAAACTGGTATATAG GTCTCCACTAGCAAATACTATCCATGTTACTGATGTCAACGACCTAGCCAACCATTTGGTGATTGTATGCAGAAAGGCAGCAGAGAGGTTCATGACAATAGTTG ATAATAAAGCGGAGATGGAAATAGATAGGGAAATTTGCACAAATACTTACCAAAAGTTTGATGAGAACAAGGAAGTCCAGAAAGCTGCTCTTAGTCAACTTGGCAAAGTGACTAATATAGATCAGCAAATTGTTGATGACTCCAGATTGCATTGCTCTGACACCCAAGAGGATGCTAGACCTGCCTCTCCAGGAACACAAGCGCTGTTGTGTGATGAGCAGGATCTCACATTTGGTACAGCTCATAGAAGTCCAATTCCAGTAGCATTGCATGATCAGGACATTTCAGAGCTACACGCTGCACAAGAAAATGCAGTGTTGAAGGAGTTCAGAAACTACCTCCGGCTAATTATCGCACGTGGAAAAATAAATG AAGGAAAATCCTCATCAGGGACAGGGATGGAATCAGATGCTCCAAGGCATCATGAATCAAGCACCAGTTTAGCCCCAGTAAGAGCTGAAGAAAAAACCAATACTACGGATGACCCTGAAGATCCTAAAACAAGTCGATCATTTGCGTCAAATGGTATATCAACACACGAACTAAAATAG